One Malaclemys terrapin pileata isolate rMalTer1 chromosome 21, rMalTer1.hap1, whole genome shotgun sequence DNA window includes the following coding sequences:
- the S100A7 gene encoding protein S100-A7 — protein MSITSKLETALNDIIDVYHKYSEKRPNSDDFLQKHEFKQLLKQHAKSFLACTIPRGKTEDEYIEDLFKKADKNKNGQLHFEEFVTTLAKLAIHAHDLSHGACDEGSGKPGDGHGHGHGHGPN, from the exons ATGTCGATTACCAGCAAACTGGAAACAGCCTTGAATGATATTATCGATGTGTACCACAAGTACTCTGAAAAAAGGCCCAACTCGGATGATTTCCTGCAGAAGCATGAGTTCAAGCAGCTGCTAAAACAGCATGCCAAGTCATTTCTGGCGTGCACTATCCCG CGCGGGAAGACAGAGGACGAATACATAGAAGACCTGTTTAAGAAGGCcgacaaaaacaaaaatggacaACTCCATTTCGAAGAGTTCGTTACCACGCTGGCAAAATTGGCCATACATGCTCATGATCTCTCACACGGGGCTTGTGATGAAGGGTCTGGGAAGCCGGGTGATGGGCATGGGCATGGGCATGGGCACGGCCCCAATTAA